The following are encoded together in the Bos indicus isolate NIAB-ARS_2022 breed Sahiwal x Tharparkar chromosome 29, NIAB-ARS_B.indTharparkar_mat_pri_1.0, whole genome shotgun sequence genome:
- the ESAM gene encoding endothelial cell-selective adhesion molecule, with protein sequence MISLPGSPATSLLRVLFLGLTTLASPSRAQMEVHVSASLTKLRAVEGAEVVLPAWYSLQGELSPTKPKPWEVPTVMWFFVEGKDKNMSQVLAHIGQVTTGMPRASLVHPMPSRNVSLRLRDLQEKDSGSYLCFVNLQDNQGTVKGQSSKRLELDVLVPPAPPSCHLRGVAHVGANVTLSCQSPRSKPTAQYQWVRSPPSSQVFFAPVLDAIHGSLSLKNLSTSMSGVYICRAHNEVGSAQCNVTLTVSTGPRAMVVAGAVVGTMVGLGLLAGLVLLYQRRGKALEEPANDIKEDAIAPRTLLWPKGSDTISKNGTLSSVTSARALRPPQGPSRLGALTPTPSLSSQVLPSPRLPRTDGAHPQPISPGPGGVSSSALSRMGAVPVMVPAQSQAGSLV encoded by the exons ATGATTTCCTTGCCCGGGTCTCCTGCGACCAGCTTGCTGCGGGTTTTGTTCCTGGGGCTGACTACTCTCG CGTCCCCCTCGCGGGCCCAGATGGAGGTGCACGTGTCCGCCAGCCTCACGAAGCTGCGGGCGGTGGAGGGAGCGGAAGTGGTGCTCCCAGCGTGGTACAGCCTGCAAGGGGAGCTGTCTCCGACCAAGCCCAAGCCTTGGGAGGTGCCCACCGTGATGTGGTTCTTCGTAGAAGGGAAGGATAAGAATATGAGCCAG GTGTTGGCACACATCGGTCAGGTCACAACGGGCATGCCTCGAGCATCCCTGGTCCACCCCATGCCCTCCCGGAACGTGTCACTGCGGCTGCGGGACCTGCAGGAGAAAGACTCCGGGTCCTACCTCTGTTTTGTGAACTTGCAAGACAATCAAGGCACTGTTAAAGGTCAAAGCAGCAAACGTTTAGAGCTCGATGTGCTGG TCCCTCCAGCTCCGCCATCCTGCCATCTCCGCGGTGTGGCCCACGTGGGGGCCAACGTGACCCTGAGCTGCCAGTCCCCAAGGAGTAAGCCCACTGCCCAGTACCAGTGGGTGCGGTCACCCCCATCCTCCCAGGTTTTCTTTGCACCTGTTTTAG ATGCCATCCACGGGTCTTTAAGCCTCAAAAACCTGTCCACTTCCATGTCTGGAGTGTATATCTGCAGGGCCCACAATGAGGTGGGCAGCGCCCAGTGCAACGTGACCCTgactgtgagcacag GGCCCAGGGCTATGGTGGTTGCTGGAGCTGTCGTGGGCACCATGGTCGGACTGGGGCTGCTGGCCGGACTGGTGCTCTTGTACCAACGCCGAGGCAAGGCCCTAGAGGAGCCGGCCAATGATATCAA GGAGGACGCCATCGCTCCCCGGACGCTGCTTTGGCCCAAGGGCTCAGACACAATTTCCAAGAATGGGACCCTTTCCTCTGTTACCTCAGCGCGAGCCCTCCGGCCACCCCAGGGCCCTTCCAGGCTTGGTGCATTGACCCCCACACCCAGCCTCTCCAGTCAGGTCCTGCCCTCGCCAAGGCTGCCCAGGACAGATGGGGCCCACCCTCAGCCAATATCTCCCGGCCCTGGTGGGGTCTCTTCCTCTGCTCTGAGCCGAATGGGTGCTGTCCCTGTGATGGTTCCTGCCCAGAGTCAGGCTGGGTCTCTGGTGTGA
- the MSANTD2 gene encoding myb/SANT-like DNA-binding domain-containing protein 2 isoform X3: MEEYSQEDWGNHSQELHGYPTDQELDEIPVTKRTLKIKQESSEEAQKRDIMQNIVQILESVQLKWELFQSWTDFSRLHLSNKLAIFGIGYNTRWKEDIRYHYAEISSQVPLGKRLREYFNSEKPEGRIIMTRVQKMNWKNVYYKFLEITISEARCLELHMEIDWIPIAHSKPTGGNVVQYLLPGGIPKSPGLYAIGYEECIERPPSPHVERRTLDPGKEGRVDLETLSAQASLQVEIEPTRITYCYLGIAEVRTLQQCLFLHFQANTKTFSKDWVGINGFLSQNCIVDPGVSPKSIYIKFVEVERDFLSAGSLVECLEKAIGYPLKYNN, encoded by the exons ATGGAGGAGTATTCACAGGAGGACTGGGGAAACCACAGTCAGGAGCTCCATGGCTACCCCACAGATCAGGAATTGG ATGAAATACCTGTCACaaagagaacattaaaaataaaacaagagtcTTCTGAAGAAGCACA GAAAAGAGACATCATGCAGAATATCGTACAAATTTTGGAATCAGTACAGTTGAAATGGGAACTGTTTCAGAGCTGGACAGACTTTTCAAGGCTTCACCTTTCTAATAAACTGGCCATTTTTGGAATTGGTTACAACACCCGTTGGAAAGAGGATATCCGTTACCATTATGCTGAGATCAGCTCCCAGGTGCCCCTTGGCAAGCGACTCCGGGAGTACTTCAATTCTGAGAAGCCCGAGGGCCGGATCATCATGACCCGAGTGCAGAAAATGAACTGGAAGAATGTATACTACAAATTTCTGGAGATCACTATCAGCGAAGCTAGGTGCCTGGAGCTGCACATGGAAATTGACTGGATCCCCATCGCCCACTCCAAACCAACTGGTGGGAATGTGGTTCAGTATTTATTGCCAGGAGGCATTCCCAAAAGCCCGGGTCTCTATGCCATTGGCTACGAGGAGTGTATTGAGAGGCCTCCCTCCCCCCATGTGGAGCGACGTACCCTGGACCCCGGAAAGGAGGGCCGGGTTGACTTGGAAACCCTTTCAGCACAAGCCTCCCTGCAGGTGGAGATAGAACCCACTCGAATTACCTATTGCTACCTCGGAATTGCTGAGGTCAGGACTCTGCAGCAATGCTTGTTTTTACATTTCCAAGCAAATACCAAAACCTTCAGCAAGGATTGGGTTGGTATAAATGGGTTTTTGTCTCAGAACTGTATTGTGGATCCCGGTGTGTCCCCCAAATCCATCTACATCAAATTTGTAGAAGTTGAGAGGGATTTTCTTTCTGCTGGCTCGTTAGTTGAGTGCCTGGAAAAAGCCATCGGGTACCCTTTAAAATATAACAACTGA